A single region of the Halopiger xanaduensis SH-6 genome encodes:
- a CDS encoding ABC transporter ATP-binding protein, producing the protein MGSIRVDGLTKSYGDVQAVDGMTFDVDRGEVFGFLGPNGAGKTTTLRALTGQIRPDAGDVRVLDCDPVAAPIETRRRVGIVPERGSPPSFLTPREYLEFVGDVRDLEPEYVRERTELWSDRLGFCSKLDTLHTDLSRGQQQKVMIAQAFLHEPDAVLIDEPLANLDPLVQEQVKRFLVAYAADDNAVFVSTHNIDVAAEICTRVGIVADGRLVAERTLEDGLGDGSGDDSLLDVFLEHVDPDETRDVPSLERVEP; encoded by the coding sequence ATGGGATCCATACGGGTAGATGGGTTGACGAAATCGTACGGGGACGTTCAGGCAGTCGACGGGATGACCTTCGACGTCGACCGGGGCGAGGTCTTCGGCTTTCTCGGGCCCAACGGCGCGGGGAAGACGACCACGCTCCGCGCGCTCACCGGCCAGATCCGTCCGGACGCGGGGGACGTCCGGGTGCTCGACTGCGATCCGGTCGCGGCGCCGATCGAGACGCGCCGGCGCGTCGGTATCGTGCCGGAACGGGGCTCGCCGCCGAGTTTCCTGACGCCGCGGGAGTACCTCGAGTTCGTCGGCGACGTCCGGGATCTCGAGCCCGAATACGTCCGCGAGCGGACGGAGCTCTGGAGCGACCGGCTGGGGTTCTGCAGTAAGCTGGACACGCTCCACACCGACCTCTCGCGCGGGCAGCAACAGAAGGTGATGATCGCGCAGGCGTTCCTCCACGAGCCCGACGCGGTGTTGATCGACGAGCCGCTGGCGAACCTCGACCCGCTCGTCCAGGAGCAGGTCAAGCGGTTCCTCGTGGCGTACGCCGCCGACGACAACGCCGTCTTCGTCTCGACGCACAACATCGACGTCGCCGCGGAGATCTGTACGCGGGTCGGAATCGTCGCCGACGGCCGGCTCGTCGCCGAGCGGACGCTCGAGGACGGCCTCGGTGACGGTTCCGGGGACGACTCCCTGCTCGACGTCTTCCTCGAGCACGTCGATCCTGACGAGACGCGGGACGTGCCGTCGCTCGAGCGGGTCGAGCCATGA
- a CDS encoding cob(I)yrinic acid a,c-diamide adenosyltransferase codes for MCRRADESLMSDERTSAEADGEADANADSNGTVNAGADPVANTPGRGRTPEPERIEPAAPEAFGLVQVWWGDGKGKTTATLGMGVRAAGHGYRVHMLQFMKGGASSVDAVRGEYNAIAALPGISYENLGHYGWHGMADGSDEEDHEAQAQAGLERARELLAAAGEADLETPFPLDGPADEGVHMLILDEVLYAADRGLITEDDVLELIEEKPADLELVLSGSHSEPSYLEERADLITNVRKEKHPIDAGQRARRGTEF; via the coding sequence ATGTGCCGGCGCGCCGACGAGTCGCTCATGAGCGACGAGCGTACGTCCGCCGAGGCAGATGGGGAAGCGGACGCGAACGCGGATTCGAACGGAACTGTGAACGCGGGCGCAGACCCGGTCGCGAACACGCCCGGCCGGGGACGCACGCCGGAACCGGAGCGCATCGAACCGGCCGCGCCCGAGGCGTTCGGCCTCGTGCAGGTCTGGTGGGGCGACGGCAAGGGCAAGACGACGGCGACGCTCGGCATGGGCGTGCGCGCCGCGGGCCACGGCTACCGCGTCCACATGCTCCAGTTCATGAAGGGCGGCGCCTCGAGCGTCGACGCCGTCCGCGGCGAGTACAACGCGATCGCGGCGCTGCCCGGCATCAGCTACGAGAACCTCGGCCACTACGGCTGGCACGGCATGGCCGACGGGAGCGACGAGGAGGACCACGAGGCACAGGCCCAAGCCGGCCTCGAGCGCGCACGCGAACTCCTCGCGGCCGCCGGCGAGGCCGACCTCGAGACGCCGTTCCCGCTCGACGGGCCCGCCGACGAGGGCGTCCACATGCTGATCCTCGACGAGGTGCTCTACGCTGCGGACCGCGGCCTGATCACCGAGGACGACGTGCTCGAGTTGATCGAGGAGAAGCCCGCCGACCTCGAGCTCGTGCTGTCGGGCAGTCACAGCGAACCGAGCTATCTCGAGGAGCGCGCGGACCTGATCACGAACGTCCGCAAGGAGAAACACCCGATCGACGCGGGACAGCGGGCGCGCCGCGGGACCGAGTTCTGA
- a CDS encoding iron transporter, producing MRRRNALRLGALAGGAALGALAGCLESLEREDAWRRLVVDPPEGVYVPPKMDEMVAYGTETVDGREIAVLATRPHSFWTVTGDERSRADLHDDHSLHLMVRVRDVATNAIVPTAVTVDARRDGERVDRRTLWPMLSQRMGFHYGDNVALAGGGTYEVTVRVGGADCRTAGALADPLEQPVTTTVALEFSSEEIESLNRTLVGADERDEGNALEPMGATDGDRDRDRPAAVAPPIGSLPGDRVGVGTGDDLRFPAVVVDGVRGVTGGPYLAVVPQTAYNGYSLPFASLTVTGRNGGQTVVDESARETIAPELGHHYGLALEGLEADRVEDISFTLEPPQVARHEGYETAFLEPEGVRLALEGDILASQ from the coding sequence ATGCGCCGACGGAACGCCCTTCGACTCGGCGCACTGGCCGGCGGCGCAGCGCTCGGAGCGCTGGCGGGCTGTCTCGAGTCCCTCGAGCGGGAGGACGCCTGGCGACGGCTGGTCGTCGACCCGCCCGAGGGCGTCTACGTCCCGCCGAAGATGGACGAGATGGTCGCCTACGGGACGGAGACGGTCGACGGCCGCGAAATCGCGGTGCTGGCGACGCGGCCCCACTCGTTCTGGACAGTTACGGGTGACGAGCGGTCGCGGGCGGACCTGCACGACGACCACTCGCTACACCTGATGGTCCGCGTTCGAGACGTCGCGACGAACGCGATCGTGCCGACAGCGGTGACCGTCGACGCCCGCCGGGACGGCGAGCGCGTCGACCGGCGCACCCTCTGGCCGATGCTCTCCCAGCGGATGGGCTTTCACTACGGCGACAACGTCGCTCTCGCAGGTGGCGGCACCTACGAGGTGACGGTCCGCGTCGGCGGCGCCGACTGTCGGACAGCCGGTGCGCTCGCCGATCCGCTCGAGCAGCCGGTAACGACGACGGTCGCGCTCGAGTTCTCGAGCGAGGAAATCGAGTCGCTGAATCGGACGCTGGTCGGCGCCGACGAGCGCGATGAGGGCAATGCACTCGAGCCGATGGGAGCGACCGACGGCGATCGGGACCGGGACCGACCGGCGGCGGTCGCACCGCCGATCGGGTCACTCCCCGGTGATCGCGTCGGTGTCGGCACCGGCGACGACCTCCGATTTCCGGCGGTCGTCGTCGACGGCGTCCGTGGCGTTACCGGTGGTCCCTACCTCGCAGTCGTCCCACAGACGGCGTACAACGGGTATTCTCTGCCGTTCGCGTCGCTCACAGTGACTGGTCGAAACGGCGGGCAAACAGTGGTCGACGAATCAGCCCGCGAGACGATCGCTCCCGAACTCGGCCACCACTACGGTCTCGCTCTCGAGGGGCTCGAGGCTGACCGCGTCGAGGACATCTCGTTCACTCTCGAGCCGCCGCAGGTCGCCCGTCACGAGGGGTACGAGACCGCGTTTCTCGAGCCCGAGGGCGTTCGACTGGCGCTCGAGGGCGATATCTTGGCGTCGCAGTAG
- a CDS encoding DUF2243 domain-containing protein codes for MASQRSRRRRLLLAGGTIGFGFGAVLDVVIFHQILQTHHLLSGFYDPYTYDGVRTNVMFDGLFTAGMLAITAIGFAMLWRVVNGTDARLSTRALVGSTVLGAGAFNVFDGIVDHYVLDLHNVVHGTEAWNPHWVVVSVLMLGLGAIILRSADGAEQRTKTQSAD; via the coding sequence ATGGCCTCCCAGCGGAGCCGTCGACGGCGGCTCCTCCTCGCCGGCGGGACGATCGGGTTCGGGTTCGGCGCCGTCCTCGACGTCGTTATCTTCCACCAGATCCTGCAGACCCACCACCTCCTCTCGGGGTTCTACGATCCCTACACCTACGACGGCGTCCGGACGAACGTCATGTTCGACGGGCTGTTCACGGCGGGGATGCTCGCGATTACGGCGATCGGCTTCGCGATGCTCTGGCGCGTCGTCAACGGAACCGACGCGCGCCTCTCGACGCGAGCGCTCGTCGGCTCGACCGTCCTCGGCGCGGGCGCGTTCAACGTCTTCGACGGGATCGTCGACCACTACGTGCTCGACCTCCACAACGTCGTCCACGGCACCGAGGCGTGGAATCCCCACTGGGTCGTCGTCAGCGTGCTCATGCTCGGACTCGGCGCGATCATCCTGCGGTCCGCCGACGGCGCCGAGCAGCGGACGAAGACGCAATCGGCCGACTGA